The Armatimonadota bacterium genome has a window encoding:
- a CDS encoding FAD/NAD(P)-binding protein encodes MTIAEAVDETPDTRTFRLTFQDPAVAETFAFEAGQFGEYSAFGAGESTFCIASPSTRRGYVECTFKKAGKVTTALSDLNAGDTIGFRGPYGNNFPLDKMEGANLVFVAGGIGLAPVRSVIWTVLDEREKYGDVTIVYGARSVSDLVYKRELEEWAGRADVKLWQTVDPGGETPDWKGEIGFVPTIVEKAAPSADNAFAILCGPPIMIKFTLPVLQKLGFQDSRVYTTLENRMKCGIGKCGRCNIGPVYVCKDGPVFSAEEIARLPQEF; translated from the coding sequence ATGACCATCGCCGAAGCCGTTGATGAGACGCCGGACACGCGTACGTTCCGCCTGACATTCCAGGACCCGGCGGTCGCGGAGACCTTCGCCTTCGAGGCCGGCCAGTTCGGTGAATACTCCGCGTTCGGCGCGGGCGAGAGCACGTTCTGCATCGCTTCACCGTCCACGCGGCGCGGCTACGTGGAATGTACGTTCAAGAAGGCGGGAAAGGTCACCACGGCACTCAGCGACCTGAACGCCGGCGACACCATCGGCTTCCGCGGGCCTTACGGCAACAACTTCCCGTTGGACAAGATGGAAGGCGCCAACCTTGTGTTTGTGGCGGGCGGCATCGGCCTTGCACCCGTGCGCAGCGTCATCTGGACCGTACTGGACGAACGTGAAAAGTACGGCGACGTGACCATCGTGTACGGCGCCCGCAGCGTCTCCGACCTCGTCTACAAGCGCGAACTGGAGGAATGGGCCGGCCGCGCCGACGTGAAGCTGTGGCAGACGGTCGATCCCGGCGGCGAGACGCCCGACTGGAAGGGCGAGATCGGCTTCGTGCCGACGATCGTTGAGAAGGCTGCTCCCTCCGCCGACAACGCGTTCGCCATCCTCTGCGGCCCGCCGATCATGATCAAGTTCACGCTGCCGGTGCTGCAGAAGCTGGGGTTCCAGGACAGCCGCGTCTATACCACGCTGGAGAACCGCATGAAGTGCGGCATCGGCAAATGTGGCCGCTGCAACATCGGCCCGGTCTACGTGTGCAAA